A single region of the Thermoanaerobacterium aotearoense genome encodes:
- the queA gene encoding tRNA preQ1(34) S-adenosylmethionine ribosyltransferase-isomerase QueA, which translates to MNLHEFYYDLPEELIAQEPLQNRDESRLMVLNKATGEIKHDIFKNILNYLRPNDVLVLNDTKVIPARLYGVREDTGGKIEFVLLKRLGINEWEILVKPGRRAKIGSKFIFGNGELKALILSDTDAGGRIVRFSYEGVFEEVLDKLGEMPVPPYIKKKLKDKNMYQTVYAKHEGSAAAPTAGLHFTNELLDKIREFGVKTVFITLHVGLGTFRPVKEEVIENHKMHSEFYIVNEDAADAINAARKSGGRIISVGTTSTRTLETVADDDGIIHAGSGWTDIFIYPGYKYKAIDGIITNFHLPESTLIMMISAFAGKENVMNAYKTAIDNKYRFYSFGDAMLII; encoded by the coding sequence ACCTCTTCAAAATCGCGATGAATCAAGATTGATGGTTTTAAATAAAGCTACAGGAGAAATTAAGCATGACATTTTTAAGAACATACTAAACTATTTAAGACCGAATGATGTTCTTGTTTTAAATGATACAAAGGTCATACCAGCAAGACTATACGGTGTTAGAGAGGACACTGGGGGGAAAATAGAATTTGTTCTTCTAAAAAGGCTTGGAATTAATGAATGGGAAATATTAGTAAAGCCAGGGCGGAGAGCTAAAATAGGTTCTAAGTTTATTTTTGGCAATGGAGAACTGAAGGCTTTAATATTATCAGATACAGATGCTGGCGGGAGAATTGTAAGATTTAGCTATGAAGGAGTTTTTGAAGAAGTGCTTGATAAACTTGGCGAGATGCCTGTACCGCCATACATAAAGAAAAAATTGAAAGATAAAAACATGTATCAGACGGTGTACGCAAAACATGAGGGATCTGCTGCAGCTCCTACTGCTGGTCTTCACTTTACGAATGAGCTTTTGGATAAGATAAGAGAATTTGGAGTTAAGACGGTTTTCATAACTCTTCACGTTGGGTTGGGAACATTTAGACCTGTTAAGGAAGAAGTAATAGAGAATCATAAGATGCACTCTGAATTTTACATTGTGAATGAAGATGCAGCGGATGCGATTAATGCTGCCAGAAAGTCAGGAGGCAGGATAATATCGGTCGGCACTACATCTACTCGAACTTTAGAGACCGTTGCCGATGATGACGGAATCATTCATGCTGGTAGTGGTTGGACTGACATTTTTATTTATCCTGGGTATAAGTATAAAGCAATAGACGGGATAATAACAAATTTTCATTTACCAGAATCGACGCTTATCATGATGATTTCTGCATTTGCAGGAAAAGAAAATGTCATGAATGCTTACAAGACTGCCATAGACAATAAATATAGATTTTATAGTTTTGGCGATGCTATGCTAATTATTTGA